A portion of the Clupea harengus chromosome 18, Ch_v2.0.2, whole genome shotgun sequence genome contains these proteins:
- the dock8 gene encoding dedicator of cytokinesis protein 8 isoform X1, whose amino-acid sequence MATLPGSERRAFALKINRHSSAEIRKHFNPTGHGSPHNTLHQRHSHSSSTGGSFCFTVPASYDAVEPLDLEDFLVTQLRSGDMELMQELGEFPDDDLEVELVDRECRTAEHSVPDDGPELDAHVRDCVESYTQPWLIVGRRCQGDGWSAYSERSGLHKLLQRQVFESDMLPERQEPAVRSPSLAALSDESGRTTLASSDFDLKALQPDARVDSLLRFSNPEDLDRFNHEARNGNRHPELFALYPPADEDDAVEIRPKPECPREHIGHRIYIRCQAIKFEIEIEPFFATLALYDLKEKKKISEDFHCDLNSDALRGYLRSHTPSVDPSSQAKAAIFSITQPSPDIYLVVKLEKVLQQGEIGDCADPYIGMKETDTAKNKDKLEKLKTQSEGFCQRLGRYRMPFAWGTVNIMNVITATSTLERDTSEADGMNGRGSLDRRGNIPRRNSERFSYIEDQYNLSGFKPANITINTIFKQEGDRLSDEDLFKCLADIKRTSMQRRVKTIPGIIKLEVLPAPENMLGCLSPELILVKPLAEKNPRLIKEVLEFPSSEVYVPHSIYRNLLYVYPQRLTVANRLTSARNITIKIQFMSGEEPSCVLPVIFGKSTGPEFIAEACTPVTYHNKSPDFYEEVKIKLPAKLTERHHLLFTFYHISCQQKQSQAGGVETLIGYSWMPIVHNDRLQTGQYCLPIALEKLPVNYSLHSPEKIPAQVPPVKWMESHKGVFNLELQAVSSVHTQDNHLERFFTLCHALEGKVTFPIRLSDEKIPETKVEHELKLSIISLSSSRLEPLVLFLHQVLDKLFRLIMQPMVIAGQTANLGQIAFESVVSIVNSLHNSQELERDHQGRNCLLAKYLYYAFRLPESQGEIFSTGGHQLHPEGRYSTLGRATASTVGNMLIQSRVRSSSNPDIPGPQSAEDAEVKNILSGKGANHPSCRMSTYMDGSSNQQGSSAGTKPINKKQFHEELALQMVVSTGVCRENAYKYAWFFFELLVKSMAQHVSQMDRKAVPRRNRFSDRFKDDLTTIVNVVTAEICTSLVKHKETEQAEKVNISLAFFLYDLMSLMDRGFVFQLVKSYCNQMSAKAVSMNTVVSTRLEFLRILCSHEHYLNLSLYFSNPASAPTSPSPSISSQTSSSCSFQDQKISAMFDLSHEFRQQHFLTGLLLTELDAALEMENEGGKVQRKAINATYSLLCAHDLDQRCVRPEVRAKIAALYLPLVTIIIDSINSLDFTVSDPRGGKGKNTAPDEDPDSVNPINQNIAMAIAGNPYNTLARNALASMASMATKATSTLTPETSRNLLVCFLWIMKNADQTLIQRWTADMPFAQLNRLMELLTICVSCFEYRGKQSSDKVSTQALQKSQQAKAQLEQALLGGRGARGEMMRRAGGNERAFGKENLRWRKDLTQWRQTNERQDKSKAELDQEAVISGNLATEANLIVLDLLEVIIQATPLAECKDSVVGGVLRVLLHSLTCNQSTTFLSHCFSSLRALIVKFGELLFEEEAEQCADLCQKVLQHCSSRVDGNRSQACATLYLIMRYSYSSASNFSRVKMQVTMSLASLVGKSSDVQEEYLRRSFRTVLAYAEEDTEMQATQLPSQVDELLGNLNSILSDTVKMKEFQEDPEMLMDLMYRIAKGYQTSPDLRLTWLQNMAEKHNVKKCYTESAMCLVHAAALVAEYLSMLEDHKYLPVGSVTFQNLSPNVLEESAVSDDVLSPDEDGVCSGRCFTENGLVDMLEQAAELFSNGALYEAVNEVYKIMIPILEAHRDFRKLASIHDKLQRAFESIILKGHKRMFGTYFRVGFYGSKFGDLDEREFVYKEPAITHLPEISHRLEGFYSQCFGDGVLEMIKDSTPVDKNKLDPNKAYIQITFVEPFFDDYEMKDRLTNFEKNFNLRRFMYTTPFTKSGRPRGELNEQYKRKTILTTMHSFPYVKTRIHVIQKDEFDLTPIEVAIEDMQKKTRELAVATHREQPDAKMLQMVLQGSVGATVNQGPLEVASVFLNEIPADPKLFRHHNKLRLCFKEFIMRCGEAVEKNKHLITPDQKEYQSELKKNYNRLRENLRPMLERKIPELYKPMHPSKPRLERDNVKRLSFRRTQEENS is encoded by the exons GCACTCCTCTGCTGAGATCAGGAAGCACTTCAACCCCACAGGCCATGGCTCCCCGCACAACACCCTCCACCAGCGCCACAGCCACAGCTCCAGCACCGGGGGATCCTTCTGCTTCACCGTG CCTGCGTCCTACGATGCAGTGGAGCCGCTGGATCTAGAGGATTTCCTGGTGACCCAGCTACGCAGCGGAGACATGGAGCTCATGCAGGAGCTCGGAGAGTTCCCCGACGACGACTTGGAGGTGGAGCTAGTGGACAGGGAGTGTCGCACCGCGGAGCACTCGGTCCCAGATGACGG GCCAGAGCTTGACGCTcatgtgagagactgtgtggaGAGCTACACGCAGCCGTGGCTGATCGTCGGCAGAAG GTGTCAAGGAGATGGGTGGAGTGCCTACTCGGAGCGCTCCGGCCTCCACAAACTCCTCCAGAGGCAGGTCTTTGAGTCGGACATGCTGCCCGAGAGGCAAGAGCCAGCG GTGCGCTCTCCGTCTCTGGCGGCGTTGTCCGACGAGTCGGGCCGCACCACACTCGCCTCCTCGGACTTCGACCTGAAGGCGCTGCAGCCGGACGCGCGCGTGGACAGCCTGCTGCGCTTCAGCAACCCCGAGGACCTGGACCGCTTCAACCACGAGGCCCGGAACGGCAACCGCCACCCGGAGCTGTTCGCCCTCTACCCGCCCGCAGACGAG gacgATGCTGTGGAGATCCGGCCCAAGCCGGAGTGTCCAAGGGAACACATCGGTCACCGGATTTACATCAGATGCCAAGCCATCAA GTTTGAGATTGAAATAGAGCCATTCTTCGCAACCTTGGCCTTGTATGACctcaaagagaagaagaag ATCTCCGAGGACTTCCACTGTGACCTGAACTCCGACGCACTGAGGGGATACCTGCGCTCTCACACCCCGAGTGTCGACCCCTCCAGTCAGGCGAAGGCGGCCATCTTCTCCATCACCCAGCCCTCCCCAGACATCTACCTGGTAGTTAAG CTTGAGAAGGTGCTGCAGCAGGGAGAGATCGGTGACTGTGCTGACCCCTACATAGGCATGAAAGAGACTGATACAGCCAAG AATAAGGATAAGCTGGAGAAGCTGAAGACCCAGTCGGAGGGGTTCTGCCAGAGGCTGGGGCGCTATAGGATGCCCTTCGCCTGGGGCACGGTCAACATCATGAACGTCATCACCGCCACGTCCACACTGGAGAGAGACACGAGCGAGGCCGACGGCATGAATG GCAGAGGCAGTTTGGACAGAAGGGGCAACATACCAAGGCGAAACTCGGAGCGCTTCTCTTACATAGAGGATCAGTACAACCTGTCAGGATTCAAACCTGCCAACATCACCATAAACACCATCTTCAAACAG GAAGGGGACCGTCTGAGTGATGAGGATCTGTTCAAGTGTCTGGCTGACATCAAGAGGACGTCAATGCAGAGACGGGTTAAAACAATACCAG GTATAATCAAACTGGAGGTACTGCCAGCACCAGAGAACATGCTAGGCTGCCTCTCTCCTGAACTCATCCTCGTCAAACCATTGGCTGAGAAGAACCCGAGGCTGATCAAAGAGGTCCTGGAGTTCCCTTCCAGCGAGGTCTACGTCCCTCACAGCATTTACAG AAACCTCCTGTATGTTTACCCTCAGCGGCTCACCGTGGCCAATCGGCTGACCTCAGCCAGGAACATCACCATAAAAATTCAGTTCATGAGCGGAGAGGAGCCTAGCTGTGTTCTGCCT GTCATATTTGGAAAATCTACTGGACCGGAATTTATTGCAGAGGCTTGTACACCAGTGACTTACCACAACAA GTCGCCGGACTTCTACGAGGAGGTGAAGATCAAGCTCCCGGCCAAGCTGACGGAGCGGCACCACCTGCTCTTCACCTTCTACCACATCAGCTGCCAGCAGAAGCAGAGCCAGGCCGGCGGCGTGGAGACCCTCATCGGATACTCC TGGATGCCCATAGTTCACAATGACCGTCTGCAGACAGGCCAGTACTGCCTCCCCATCGCCCTGGAGAAGCTGCCTGTCAATTACTCCCTGCACTCCCCAGAG AAGATACCAGCGCAGGTCCCTCCTGTGAAGTGGATGGAGAGCCACAAGGGGGTTTTCAACCTGGAGCTGCAGGCCGTCTCATCGGTCCACACTCAG GACAACCACCTGGAGCGCTTCTTCACCCTCTGCCACGCGCTGGAGGGCAAGGTCACCTTCCCCATCCGCCTGAGCGACGAGAAGATCCCCGAGACCAAGGTGGAGCACGAGCTGAAGCTCAGCATCATCTCGCTGTCCTCCTCGCGTCTCGAGCcgctcgtcctcttcctccatcaggTGCTGGACAAGCTCTTCAGACTCATCATGCAGCCCATGGTCATCGCAGGACAgacgg CCAACCTGGGTCAGATCGCCTTCGAGTCGGTGGTGTCCATCGTTAACAGCCTCCACAACAGCCAGGAGCTGGAGCGCGACCATCAGGGCAGGAACTGTCTCCTGGCCAAATACCTCTACTACGCCTTCAGACTGCCAGAGTCCCAGGGGGAGATCTTCAGCACAG GTGGGCATCAGCTCCACCCGGAGGGGCGCTACAGCACGCTGGGCAGAGCCACGGCCAGCACGGTGGGCAACATGCTGATCCAGTCCAGGGTGCGGAGCAGCAGCAACCCGGACATCCCCGGCCCGCAGTCGGCCGAGGATGCAGAGGTCAAAAACATCCTGTCTGGAAAG GGTGCAAACCATCCCAGCTGCCGCATGTCAACGTATATGGATGGAAGTAGTAATCAACAGGGCTCTTCAGCAGGGACAAAGCCCATCAATAAAAAG CAATTCCATGAAGAGCTCGCTCTGCAAATGGTGGTCAGCACTGGGGTATGCCGTGAGAATGCCTACAAATACGCCTGGTTCTTCTTTGAACTCCTG GTGAAGAGCATGGCCCAGCACGTCTCTCAGATGGACAGGAAGGCCGTGCCACGCCGGAACCGCTTCTCCGACCGATTCAAGGACGACCTCACCACCATCGTCAACGTGGTGACGGCCGAAATTTGCACCAGCCTGGTCAAACATAAG GAAACGGAGCAAGCTGAGAAAGTGAACATCAGCCTGGCCTTCTTCCTGTACGACCTGATGTCCCTCATGGACCGCGGCTTTGTGTTCCAGCTGGTGAAATCCTACTGCAACCAG ATGAGTGCAAAGGCCGTGTCCATGAATACGGTGGTCAGCACGAGGCTGGAGTTCCTGCGTATCCTGTGCAGTCACGAGCACTACCTCAACCTCAGCCTCTACTTCAGCAACCCTGCCTCTGCCCCCACCTCGCCCTCCCCCTCCATATCCTCACAG acttCAAGTTCTTGCAGTTTTCAGGACCAAAAGATCTCGGCCATGTTTGATCTTTCTCATGAGTTCAGGCAGCAGCACTTCCTGACAGGCCTTCTATTGACTGAGCTCGATGCTGCTCTTGAGATGGAAAATGAAGG TGGGAAAGTGCAGAGGAAAGCCATCAATGCGACGTACAGCTTACTGTGTGCCCATGACCTGGATCAGCGTTGCGTGCGGCCTGAGGTTCGAGCTAAGATCGCTGCTCTCTACCTCCCCCTGGTGACCATCATCATCGACTCCATCAACTCGCTGGACTTCACAG TTTCAGACCCACGCGGGGGCAAAGGCAAGAACACTGCCCCCGACGAGGATCCTGACAGCGTCAACCCCATCAATCAGAATATTGCCATGGCGATTGCAGGAAATCCATATAATACCCTGGCAAGAAACGCACTGGCTTCCATGGCCTCCATG GCAACGAAGGCCACCAGCACCCTGACGCCCGAGACCAGCCGGAACCTGCTGGTGTGTTTCCTGTGGATCATGAAGAACGCCGACCAGACCCTGATCCAGCGCTGGACGGCCGACATGCCCTTCGCCCAGCTCAACCGGCTGATGGAGCTGCTCACCATCTGTGTGTCCTGCTTCGAGTACAGG GGCAAGCAAAGCTCAGACAAGGTGAGCACCCAGGCACTGCAGAAGTCCCAGCAGGCCAAGGCACAGCTGGAGCAGGCCCTGCTGGGGGGTCGGGGAGCTCGGGGGGAGATGATGAGGAGAGCAGGTG GTAACGAGCGGGCATTTGGTAAAGAGAACCTGCGCTGGAGGAAAGACCTTACTCAGTGGCGGCAGACAAACGAGAGGCAGGACAA GTCGAAAGCGGAGCTGGACCAGGAGGCCGTCATCAGTGGTAACCTGGCCACCGAGGCCAACCTCATAGTGCTGGACCTGCTGGAAGTCATCATCCAG GCCACGCCATTGGCCGAGTGCAAGGACAGTGTGGTGGGCGGAGTCCTGCGGGTCCTGCTGCACAGTCTCACCTGCAACCAGAGCACCACCTTCCTGTCCCACTGCTTCAGCTCCCTCAGGGCTCTCATCGTGAag ttTGGGGAGCTGCTGTttgaggaggaggcggagcagTGTGCCGACCTGTGCCAGAAGGTTCTCCAgcactgcagcagcagagtgGACGGCAACCGCAGCCAGGCCTGTGCCACCCTCTACCTCATCATGAGATACAGCTACAGCTCAGCTAgc AACTTCTCCAGGGTGAAGATGCAGGTGACCATGTCGCTGGCCTCTCTGGTGGGGAAGTCGTCGGACGTGCAGGAGGAGTACCTGCGGCGGTCCTTCCGCACGGTCCTGGCCTACGCCGAGGAGGACACCGAGATGCAGGCCACACAGCTGCCCTCTCAG GTGGATGAGCTGCTGGGGAACCTCAACAGCATCCTGTCAGACACCGTGAAGATGAAAGAGTTCCAGGAGGATCCAGAGATGCTGATGGACCTGATGTACAG AATCGCCAAGGGTTACCAGACGTCCCCAGACCTGAGGCTCACCTGGCTACAGAACATGGCGGAGAAGCACAACGTCAAGAAGTGCTACACGGAGTCGGCCATGTGCCTGGTGCACGCCGCCGCCCTGGTGGCCGAGTACCTGAGCATGCTGGAGGACCACAAGTACCTGCCTGTGGGCAGCGTCACCTTCCAG AACCTCTCTCCTAACGTGCTTGAAGAGTCGGCCGTGTCCGATGACGTCCTGTCCCCGGACGAGGACGGCGTGTGCTCTGGCCGCTGCTTCACGGAGAATGGCCTGGTGGATATGCTGGAGCAGGCCGCAGAGCTCTTCAGCAAC GGTGCGCTCTATGAGGCCGTGAATGAAGTTTACAAGATCATGATTCCCATCCTGGAGGCTCATAGAGATTTCCGGAAACTGGCTTCCATCCATGACAAGCTTCAGAGAGCCTTTGAGAGCATTATACTAAAG GGACACAAGAGGATGTTTGGGACGTACTTCAGGGTTGGGTTTTACGGCAGCAAGTTCGGAGACCTGGATGAACGGGAGTTCGTCTATAAGGAGCCAGCCATCACCCACCTCCCTGAGATCTCCCACAGACTAGAG ggcttctACAGTCAGTGCTTTGGAGATGGCGTTTTAGAAATGATCAAGGACTCCACGCCTGTTGACAAGAACAAACTGGACCCAAACAAG GCCTACATCCAGATCACCTTTGTGGAGCCCTTCTTTGACGACTATGAGATGAAAGACCGACTGACCAACTTCGAGAAGAACTTCAACCTGCGGCGCTTCATGTACACCACGCCCTTCACCAAGAGCGGGCGGCCGCGCGGCGAGCTGAACGAGCAGTACAAGCGCAAGACCATCCTCACCACCATGCACTCCTTCCCCTACGTCAAGACGCGCATACACGTCATCCAGAAAGACGAG TTTGACCTCACCCCTATCGAGGTGGCCATCGAGGACATGCAGAAGAAGACCCGTGAGCTAGCCGTGGCCACGCACAGGGAGCAGCCGGACGCCAAGATGCTGCAGATGGTTCTGCAGGGCTCTGTGGGGGCAACCGTCAACCAG GGCCCATTGGAGGTGGCCTCAGTGTTCCTGAATGAAATCCCAGCAGACCCCAAACTCTTCCGTCATCACAACAAACTGCGCCTGTGTTTCAAGGAATTCATTATGCG TTGTGGGGAGGCTGTTGAGAAGAACAAACACCTCATCACTCCAGACCAGAAGGAGTACCAGAGTGAGCTGAAGAAGAACTACAACAGGTTGAGGGAGAACCTGCGGCCCATGCTGGAGAGGAAGATTCCGGAACTGTACAAACCCATGCACCCATCCAAGCCCCGTCTTGAGAG GGACAACGTCAAACGGCTCAGTTTCCGGCGAACCCAGGAGGAGAAttcatga